The genomic window CGTATCTGGATGACGTAAATAACGAGATTGATTTAAATGATTTTAAAGGAAAATGGAGTAATCCGAAATGTTTAGTGAACTCTAATTATAGCAGGTAGCATTGAATATAATGAAGTTAAGGACAAATATTTATGATGTTTAATATAGATACTTAATCTAGGCTATTATATTAATAGCAATTCGTTTGTAATTGTAAAACGAAAATGCGTATCTTTGCCGTCCTATTTTAAAATAACTATGGCGAATCACAAATCATCGATTAAAAGAATTAGATCTAACGAAGCTAAACGAGAAAGAAATCGTTACAACGGAAGAACTACTCGTAATGCGATTAGAGATCTAAGAAATTCAAGCGATAAAAAGGAAGCAACTGAAATGATGCCGAAGGTAAGTGCATTAGTAGATAAGCTTGCAAAAGGTAATGTGATACATAAAAATAAGGCTGCAAACCTAAAGTCAAAGTTGGCTGCGCATATAGCAAATCTTTAATACCTTCTCTCCGGCCACAGAGCCATTAATCACCGATAATTTTCTCATGGTGGGGTATGAATACATTTCCGAATAATCTTACGATAAAATCTTGGGCTGAGGAAGACCGCCCAAGAGAGAAGTTATTGATGAAAGGTCGAAAACACCTTACTGAG from Flavobacteriales bacterium includes these protein-coding regions:
- a CDS encoding 30S ribosomal protein S20 is translated as MANHKSSIKRIRSNEAKRERNRYNGRTTRNAIRDLRNSSDKKEATEMMPKVSALVDKLAKGNVIHKNKAANLKSKLAAHIANL